TTCCATGGCGGCGGCTATGTCGTCGGTAGCCTGGAGTCCCATGACGGGCTTTGCCGGGCGATCGCGTCGAAGAGCGGGGTTGCGGTCCTCTCGGTGGGCTACCGGCTGGCCCCGGAGCACCGCTTTCCCACGGCCTTCGACGATGCGCTGGATGCGCTGGACTGGCTTGGCAGGACCGGCGCCGGTCTGGGGCTCGACAGTGGCCGGCTGGCGGTGGGGGGCGACAGCGTCGGCGGCAGCCTGGCGGCGGCGATCAGCCTGCGGGCCGCCACCGATCCCGGCCTGCCGCGCCCGCGGCTCCAGGTGCTGATCTATCCGGTGACCGATGCCACCGCCGATACCGCTTCGCTGCACCGCTATGGCGAAGGGCATCTGCTGGAGCGGGCGACGCTGGACTGGTTCTATCGCCAGTATTCCCGCGAGGAGGCCGACCGGCGGGACGGGCGCTTCTCGCCATTGCTGGCGGAGCTTCCGCCCGGTGTCGCGTCATCCCTGGCGCCGGTACT
The genomic region above belongs to Azospirillum thiophilum and contains:
- a CDS encoding alpha/beta hydrolase, which produces MPVNPDIAAFLALAAGGREDGRVKPMHALPPAEARLAFERTSRMMDPGGEPVGRVEDLSIPARDGAVLPARLYAADPAAAVPAPVLLFFHGGGYVVGSLESHDGLCRAIASKSGVAVLSVGYRLAPEHRFPTAFDDALDALDWLGRTGAGLGLDSGRLAVGGDSVGGSLAAAISLRAATDPGLPRPRLQVLIYPVTDATADTASLHRYGEGHLLERATLDWFYRQYSREEADRRDGRFSPLLAELPPGVASSLAPVLLVLAECDPLVDEGIAFGRKLAAAGVDIDVRVHAGMTHDFLRMGALVDEAEEAQDLIADALVRYLGASG